In one Oryza glaberrima chromosome 2, OglaRS2, whole genome shotgun sequence genomic region, the following are encoded:
- the LOC127762577 gene encoding CASP-like protein 4A1 encodes MSQEEQRHGRQLPLATSGVITFNGVALSPLTAGVESDGDDDVVIVDACNNGKRKAAAAARANTVVPVPQRAARGATAPTPRPVAPPQAGTWPLPAPAAMPPPPPPPTGAAAVAPPPSLKTWSWGDNVVVSVLGNIGNMTVRAPLRRTGVLAMASAALKRYNITAVTSLSMFMFMFYTVIDMPDRQPQFVHPKVFEAMYRAAAAEIAAWINCY; translated from the exons ATGTctcaggaggagcagcgccatggccgccagcTGCCGCTAGCTACGAGTGGCGTCATCACCTTCAACGGCGTGGCGCTCTCGCCGCTGACCGCCGGCGTcgagagcgacggcgacgacgacgtcgtcatcgtcgacgCGTGTAATAACGGGAAGAGGAAG gcggcggcggcggcgcgcgccaacACCGTCGTCCCAGTCCCACAaagggcggcgcgcggcgccacggcgccgacgccgcgtcCGGTCGCGCCGCCGCAGGCCGGGACGTGGCCCCTCCCGGCGCCCgcggcgatgccgccgccgccgccgccacccacgggcgccgcggcggtcgcgccgccgccgtcgctcaaGACGTGGTCGTGGGGCGACAACGTCGTGGTCAGCGTGCTCGGCAACATCGGAAACATGACCGTGCGCGCGCCGCTGCGCCGCACCGGCGTGCTCGCCATGGCGTCCGCCGCGCTGAAGAGGTACAACATCACGGCGGTGACGTCGCTGAGCATGTTCATGTTCATGTTCTACACTGTC ATCGATATGCCGGACAGGCAGCCCCAGTTTGTGCACCCCAAGGTGTTCGAAGCCATGTacagggcggcggccgccgagaTCGCGGCCTGGATCAACTGCTACTGA